The genomic interval CCATGCGTCGCGTCTACGCCGACCGCGCGCAGTGGCTGGGCGATCCCGATTTTGTGAAGATCCCCGTGCAGGGACTGCTCCGCAAGGAGTACATGCGCCAGCGCATGGCCGACTTCAACCCCTACCGGGCCGATACCAGCCAGCGCGTCACGCACGGCGATCCGTGGGCCTTCGAGTCGCAGGAAACCACGCACTATTCGGTGGTCGACGACGAGGGCAACGCGGTCAGCGTGACCACCACGATCAACGGCGCCTACGGCTCGCTCGTGGTGGTCGATGGCGCCGGGTTTTTCCTGAACAACGAAATGGACGACTTCAGCGCGGCGCCCGGCGTGCCCAACATGTTCGGGCTGGTGGGCTCCGAGGCCAACGCCATCGCACCGGGCAAGCGTATGCTCTCGTCCATGACCCCCACCATCGTCGAAGATCCGGAAGGCCGGCTCTTTCTGGTGCTGGGAACGCCGGGCGGATCGACCATCATCACGACGGTCTTCCAGCTCGTGCTGAACGTGATCGACCACGGGATGAACATCCAGCAGGCCGTGCTGGCCCCGCGTATTCATCACCAGTGGCTACCCGATGTGCTCTACTACGAACGCCGGGGCCTGCCGCGCGATGTGGTCGAAAACCTGAAGCGACGGGGCTGGAAGGTCGTCGAGCGCGACGGCACCAGCGGTCGGGCACACGCCATCCAGGTAGTCTATGGACCGGATGAGCTGGCGCCCGTGCCCGGCGTGACCCGGGTCTACCTGGCGGGCGTCGATCCGCGTGGTGAAGGCGGCGCGGCCGGCTATTGAACTACCACTCGTTCTCCTCCTTCGTCACGCCCATCTCGACGGGCACCGGGTAGTCGGCCGTGAAGCAGGCGTTGCAGTAGTCCAGTCCGTTGGGATGGGCCGAGCGAACGGCTTTCATCAGTCCCTCGACCGACAGGTAGGCCAGCGAATCCACCCCCAGCCACTGGCGCATCTCCTCGATGCTGGCAAACTTGTTGGCCAGCAGCTCCTCGGCGCTCGGGAAGTCCATCCCGTAGAAGCACGGGCTGATCACCGGTGGCGAGGCGATCCGGAGATGCACTTCGCGCGCCCCCGCCTGTCGGATCATGTTGACCAGAAAACGCGAGGTCGTGCCGCGCACGATGGAATCGTCCACCACCACTACGATACGATCGCGCAGTACGCCTTCGACCGTGTTGAACTTGCACCGGACGCGCATTTCGCGTCGGTCCTGGCCCGGCGCGATAAAGGTGCGTCCGACGTAGTGGTTGCGGATCAGACCGATCTCGTAGCGGCAACGGTAGCCCAGCTTCTGGCATTCGGTGGTGTAGCCCAGCGCGATCGTATTGGAGGAGTCCGGGACCGAGATCACGATCGGCGGCTTTTCGTCCGGACCGACCTCCGGCACCGGTGCCTCGTGCGCAAGCTGCTTGCCCAGCTTGCGTCGCACCTTGTCGACCATCTCGCCAAAGACTTTCGAGTCGGGCCGGGCAAAGTAAACATACTCGAAAATGCACTGGCTGATGCGATAGCGGCGCGGCAGGAAGTAACGCTCGAACTGACCCGTCTCGCAGCCCTTCTGATCGATGACCAGGATCTCGCCGGGCTCGATGTCGCGCACATACTCGGCACCGATCAGGTCAAACGCGCAGGTTTCGCTGGCCACGCAGTAGGCCCAGGAGCCGTCCTCGTTGCGCAACCGTCCCAGCGCCAGCGGCCGGAAACCGTTCGGATCGCGCACGGCAATCAGGCTGGAGTCGGTCAGGATCAGCAGCGAAAAAGCCCCTTCGAGTTGCGTGAGCGCGTCGATGATCTGATCGATCTGGCGCTGGCGACGGCTCTGGGCGATCAGGTGCAGGATGAGCTCGCTATCGCTGGTGGTGAGAAAAAGGGTGCCCCGTTCGCTGAAGGCCTGGCGCAGCTCGCGCGCGTTCGAGAGGTTGCCGTTATGTGCCAGCGCAATGTTGCCGTCGCGGTAGTGCACGACGAACGGCTGGATGTTGGCCGGATTGGTGGCCGAGCCGCTCGTCGAATACCGGTTGTGCCCGATCCCCGCCCGCCCCAGCAGCTTGGTCTCGAAAATGGACGGATCGTCGAACACGTCGAGCACCAGCCCGAAGCCCTTGTGTACCGGCATGACGGGACGCTGGCGCACCTCGTCGTAGGTGGACGTCACAATGCCGGCCGATTCCTGTCCCCGGTGCTGGAGCGCATGCAGGCCGTAGTAGATCAGACGCGCCGCGTTGGGGGCATTGTAAACGCCAAAAATACCGCAGTACTCTTTGATTTCACGCATGACCTCGGAGGCCCGATCGCCTGGTTTACCGCGGGGAGGGTTTACAGGAAAATAAAACCGACGGCCAGGGCAATGCCCAGACCGTCCGCCACCAGATCACGATAGCTGAAGCGCCGACTTGGACCCACTTTCCAGTCGTACAGTTCCTTGGCCAGCCCCACCGCGGCCGACGTACCGGCCGCCAGCGGCCAGGCCCGACCCGGACGCCAGCCTGCCTTCTGCTCCAGGGCATACTGACTGCTGAGCGTCCAGAGAAAAGAAAACGTTACATGCTGCACCTTGTCGTAGCCCAGCCACGGATCGACTTTCGCCGTTTCCCTGTCCTCAGGAACAGGCCCCGGAAGCAGGTCTCGTTCGGCATTCACCGACGTCTCGGACGCCTGCAGGCAGCAACCCAGACTGATGGCTACCAGCAGCCACGTCATGACTCGGCTCCGTTCTTGCGGACGGCTACCGGCGTCGGTTCAACCCGCACCAGCACCTGGCCGATCCGGTGGTTGTCGACCGTCTCCACGCGCAGGTGCAGCGGGCCATACTGCACTTCGTCGCCCGGCTCCGGAATCACGCCGAGCAGGTGGAAGATCAGACCACCGAGCGTTTCGAAATCGAACGACTCCGTGTCCAGCTCGATGCCCAGCAGCTCAGCCAGATCGTCCAGGTTCATCCGGGCATCAACCCGGTAGGTGTATTCGTCGAGCTGCTCGTAAAGGACCGGCTCGCTTTCGTCGTGCTCGTCACGGATGTCGCCCACGATCTCTTCCAGCACGTCTTCCAGCGTCACCAGGCCGGCCGTCCCGCCGTACTCGTCCACCACGATGGCCATGTGCGTTTTGCGCCGCTGGAAGTCGCGCAGCAGATCGTCCAGCCGCTTGCTGAGCGGCACGAACATGGCCGGCCGGGCGATCTCCCGCCAGTTCAGCGGCCGGTCCAGCTCAGCCCGTCCCAGATACGGAAGCAGGTCCTTGGCATAGACGATGCCCAGAATGTTGTCGAGGTGTTCGGCGTAGAGCGGAAGGCGCGAGTGGCCGCTGGTGCGGATGCACTCGAGCACCTCGCCAAAGGTGGCCGTCTCGGGAATGGCGACAATGTCGAGCCGGCTCACCATGATCTCCCGCACCGTGGTTTCACCGAACTCCAGGATGGCGGCCAGCAGCTCGCGTTCGTCCTCGCCGAGCATGCCGTCCTGCGCCACCTCCAGCGCTTTCAGCTCATCCGGCGAAAGCGGACGCTCCAGAGCGCGGAGCCGTCGCTGCACGTGCGCGCTCAGCCGCACCAGCGCATCGGCCACCGGATAGAGCGCGCGTTGCAGCAGCCAGACCACGGCGGCCATGCGTCGGGCGAACGGCTCGGCGTAGCGTCCGGCCAGCAGGCGCGGTGTGATCTCCCCCACCACCAGCAGCACGAGCGCCACAACCAGCAACTCCGTCAGGAGCACGAGCGCCGGCGGCCAGTGGACCTGCCACGCCAGCCGCGCTGCCAGCACCACGGCCATCAGGGCCGCGCCCACGTTCGCCAGCGTGTTGAGCAGCTGGAGCGTCACGATCAGATGACGGGGACGGGCCAGCAGCTCCTGCAACCGGCGAACGGCCGGATCGGTCGCCTCACCGGACGTAAACCCGACCGTCCGCAGCGACAGCAGCGCCGCTTCCGAACCGGACAGCAGCGCCGAAATCAACAAGAACAACACAAAGAAAACGCCTGCCGTGACGAGCGCTGCCGGCTCTGAGGTCAGCTCAAAAGGAAACGTCAGCAGGTAAAAAACAGCACGAGATGGCGGTGCGTCTGCTTCCAAGGCCGTAGGGGCGTCAGGCCCCGGTTGGTTCAACGCTCAGGTTTCTTTACAATTTAGCACAAAAATGATCGAAGGCAAGGGATTGACGACGAACCCGCCT from Rhodothermus marinus carries:
- the purF gene encoding amidophosphoribosyltransferase — its product is MREIKEYCGIFGVYNAPNAARLIYYGLHALQHRGQESAGIVTSTYDEVRQRPVMPVHKGFGLVLDVFDDPSIFETKLLGRAGIGHNRYSTSGSATNPANIQPFVVHYRDGNIALAHNGNLSNARELRQAFSERGTLFLTTSDSELILHLIAQSRRQRQIDQIIDALTQLEGAFSLLILTDSSLIAVRDPNGFRPLALGRLRNEDGSWAYCVASETCAFDLIGAEYVRDIEPGEILVIDQKGCETGQFERYFLPRRYRISQCIFEYVYFARPDSKVFGEMVDKVRRKLGKQLAHEAPVPEVGPDEKPPIVISVPDSSNTIALGYTTECQKLGYRCRYEIGLIRNHYVGRTFIAPGQDRREMRVRCKFNTVEGVLRDRIVVVVDDSIVRGTTSRFLVNMIRQAGAREVHLRIASPPVISPCFYGMDFPSAEELLANKFASIEEMRQWLGVDSLAYLSVEGLMKAVRSAHPNGLDYCNACFTADYPVPVEMGVTKEENEW
- a CDS encoding hemolysin family protein; translated protein: MLFLLISALLSGSEAALLSLRTVGFTSGEATDPAVRRLQELLARPRHLIVTLQLLNTLANVGAALMAVVLAARLAWQVHWPPALVLLTELLVVALVLLVVGEITPRLLAGRYAEPFARRMAAVVWLLQRALYPVADALVRLSAHVQRRLRALERPLSPDELKALEVAQDGMLGEDERELLAAILEFGETTVREIMVSRLDIVAIPETATFGEVLECIRTSGHSRLPLYAEHLDNILGIVYAKDLLPYLGRAELDRPLNWREIARPAMFVPLSKRLDDLLRDFQRRKTHMAIVVDEYGGTAGLVTLEDVLEEIVGDIRDEHDESEPVLYEQLDEYTYRVDARMNLDDLAELLGIELDTESFDFETLGGLIFHLLGVIPEPGDEVQYGPLHLRVETVDNHRIGQVLVRVEPTPVAVRKNGAES